The proteins below come from a single Parachlamydiales bacterium genomic window:
- a CDS encoding SgcJ/EcaC family oxidoreductase — protein sequence MAEKTLKMVTEEEAIIRTHVENIETAWNNKNGKEFSDLFEENADFITANGLHIKGREANAQSLQKLFDTSYKDVDWNLTVEQIRFLRPDVATVHIRAESVLLKDPSKTINGHMQLVMKKNNSKWDITVYQFTPFRKI from the coding sequence ATGGCAGAAAAAACTTTAAAAATGGTAACCGAAGAAGAGGCAATCATTCGAACACACGTCGAAAATATTGAAACCGCTTGGAACAATAAAAATGGTAAAGAGTTTTCGGATCTATTTGAAGAAAATGCAGATTTCATTACCGCTAATGGATTACATATAAAGGGGCGTGAGGCAAATGCTCAGAGCCTTCAAAAACTTTTTGATACGTCCTATAAAGATGTAGATTGGAATCTCACTGTTGAACAAATTCGATTTTTGCGTCCAGATGTGGCTACTGTACATATTCGTGCTGAATCGGTTTTACTAAAGGACCCTTCCAAAACGATTAATGGACACATGCAGTTAGTGATGAAAAAGAATAATTCTAAATGGGACATTACGGTCTATCAGTTCACCCCTTTTAGGAAAATATAG
- a CDS encoding SgcJ/EcaC family oxidoreductase → MLNKSLEPVSRAAEEDEVGIRAIVNQMQQGWNLKKSNEYLKFFAEDVDYVPLEGTLLKGRNTITELLQKIFDTIYVNLDSNFIVEDIRYLRPDVAIVNVTTVSHFQNNPSALFTILMLFTATKNNGKWEVSSYQLTKKLG, encoded by the coding sequence ATGTTAAATAAAAGTTTAGAACCTGTGTCACGTGCAGCGGAAGAGGACGAAGTTGGAATTCGTGCTATTGTCAACCAAATGCAACAAGGATGGAACTTAAAAAAGAGTAATGAGTATCTAAAATTTTTTGCCGAAGATGTCGATTATGTGCCATTAGAAGGAACGCTTTTGAAAGGACGCAATACCATTACAGAGCTTCTTCAAAAAATATTTGATACTATTTATGTAAATCTTGATTCAAATTTTATCGTTGAAGACATTCGTTATTTGCGTCCTGATGTCGCCATTGTGAATGTTACTACAGTAAGTCATTTCCAGAATAATCCCAGCGCACTTTTCACAATTCTCATGCTATTTACAGCTACAAAAAATAATGGGAAGTGGGAAGTATCAAGCTATCAGCTCACTAAAAAGTTAGGTTAG
- a CDS encoding FAD-dependent oxidoreductase, with translation MKKPSILIIGAGITGLTAAFFAMKRIPGAQITILEADHRVGGRVLTIDKIELGGETIYCTPDADEMFSALKLDKIPGLTGDRELMGNGDPISLIPTLAMMQEVPEVNESLCQFLERVRNFSAKDIIRSSLSSIFFAYDAEQLSADFAKFRMIGAGRLLKNEFPWVKPEEGMEEFAIKMAEYLQLPEKGGKIILGCKVQAIQVEDDKVTVQTDTHENFTADFIIVTAPPAAVINNHINIEPELPKDLINAFDHIKMANLGKLLIKLEKPKDIKMRIIFYPEDNSLVNQMVVYPGLEYALVAINFSIINKFTQNEFEELIKKAIGNFVGNFEIIHTALWDGSHPSGGGYPLVLPEKSKDGMRVQEIQNVIDRYNQQSKAIFFAGDCVRLDYYGLQACVESAITSVTQISNLITIHAKP, from the coding sequence ATGAAAAAACCATCCATTTTGATTATTGGAGCTGGCATCACGGGATTAACAGCTGCTTTTTTTGCCATGAAAAGAATCCCTGGAGCTCAAATCACGATTCTGGAAGCAGATCATCGTGTAGGCGGGCGCGTGTTAACCATTGATAAAATTGAATTAGGTGGCGAGACCATTTATTGTACCCCTGATGCGGATGAAATGTTTTCCGCATTAAAGCTTGATAAGATTCCTGGTTTAACTGGAGATCGAGAACTGATGGGAAATGGGGATCCGATTTCCCTTATACCTACTTTAGCTATGATGCAAGAAGTTCCTGAGGTTAATGAGTCTCTGTGCCAGTTTTTAGAACGGGTAAGAAATTTTTCTGCTAAAGATATCATACGCTCAAGCCTATCAAGTATTTTTTTTGCGTATGATGCGGAACAGTTGTCTGCAGATTTTGCTAAATTTAGAATGATTGGGGCAGGACGTCTTTTGAAAAATGAATTTCCTTGGGTAAAGCCAGAGGAAGGCATGGAGGAATTTGCCATAAAAATGGCTGAGTATTTACAGCTTCCTGAAAAGGGCGGAAAAATTATTTTGGGATGTAAAGTTCAGGCCATACAAGTTGAAGATGATAAAGTTACCGTGCAAACAGATACACACGAGAATTTTACTGCTGATTTTATCATTGTCACGGCTCCTCCTGCAGCTGTGATTAATAATCATATCAATATTGAACCTGAGCTGCCTAAAGATTTAATCAACGCCTTTGACCACATTAAAATGGCAAATTTAGGCAAGTTATTGATTAAATTGGAAAAGCCAAAAGACATCAAAATGCGCATAATTTTTTATCCAGAGGATAATAGTTTAGTCAACCAGATGGTCGTTTACCCAGGCTTGGAATATGCTTTAGTCGCGATTAACTTCTCCATTATTAATAAATTCACTCAGAATGAATTTGAGGAGCTAATTAAAAAGGCTATTGGAAATTTTGTTGGAAATTTTGAAATTATTCACACAGCACTTTGGGATGGAAGTCACCCCAGTGGAGGTGGGTACCCTCTTGTTCTTCCAGAAAAATCCAAAGATGGTATGCGGGTTCAGGAAATTCAAAATGTAATTGACAGGTATAATCAGCAGTCAAAAGCTATTTTTTTTGCTGGGGATTGCGTAAGGCTGGATTATTATGGACTACAGGCTTGTGTGGAATCAGCAATCACCTCTGTCACACAAATTAGTAATCTAATTACTATACATGCTAAACCTTAA
- a CDS encoding NAD(P)/FAD-dependent oxidoreductase: protein MAYEIKGSIMKAHKHRVIVIGGGLSGLTAAFQLEKDLPEASVTVLEANSYPGGRMLTTEFGGEGGGEAIGFYYTTLHALASEVGIKLTSAPMSILNKAFNIAYYFKNQNEWVKQKDWAEWQNNPLPIDIQKITPMMLLRYYIAKIPKPSSFEHVFTDPFFTELSQKSLEAFLKEQDVPAEALSIIKTNSEVDDITKVSAFNIAMKTWITESVVFSNYYFVHGGQQNLPKAIAANLKDIHYNTKVTSVKKMGDQYEVQAENGEIFICDSVVFTVPAGPMRSIQMDPPLTGLQKEAFEKIQYTPSVKTFFRVTSPFWEKDGLPLFMWTDTDINMVVPVYNKDTRETPLSGPDVWGIYAFSSGQTVERLYQAEQKDRISLADHTKSILEKIRPSTQGCLEFVETVDWGRMETAQGAFHYYLPSAKIPSYYEAINQPSLGRYFAGEHTELKSRGFDAAVYAGIRVAKEICQDVILKHKQ from the coding sequence ATGGCCTATGAAATTAAAGGTAGTATTATGAAAGCGCACAAGCATCGTGTGATTGTTATTGGAGGCGGACTTTCCGGTTTAACAGCTGCGTTTCAATTAGAGAAAGATCTCCCTGAAGCTAGCGTCACTGTACTTGAGGCAAATTCGTATCCAGGCGGACGTATGCTAACAACAGAATTTGGCGGTGAAGGGGGAGGCGAGGCCATTGGCTTTTATTATACGACCTTACATGCCCTGGCTTCTGAAGTAGGCATCAAGCTAACATCTGCACCTATGAGCATTTTAAATAAAGCCTTTAATATCGCATACTACTTTAAGAATCAAAACGAGTGGGTCAAGCAAAAAGATTGGGCTGAATGGCAAAATAACCCTCTGCCTATAGACATTCAAAAAATTACCCCCATGATGTTGCTCAGGTATTATATCGCAAAAATCCCAAAGCCCAGCTCTTTTGAGCATGTTTTCACAGATCCATTCTTTACAGAGCTTTCACAAAAATCTTTAGAGGCATTTCTTAAAGAGCAGGACGTTCCAGCTGAAGCGTTATCGATTATTAAAACAAATTCTGAAGTTGATGACATTACTAAAGTTTCCGCATTTAATATTGCTATGAAAACTTGGATTACTGAGAGTGTGGTATTTTCAAATTACTATTTTGTACATGGCGGACAACAAAATCTTCCAAAAGCTATTGCAGCAAACCTTAAAGATATACATTACAATACAAAAGTTACTTCAGTCAAAAAAATGGGTGATCAATACGAGGTTCAAGCTGAAAATGGAGAAATATTTATTTGTGATTCAGTCGTATTTACTGTACCTGCTGGGCCCATGCGATCCATTCAGATGGATCCCCCCCTCACCGGTCTGCAAAAAGAAGCCTTTGAAAAAATTCAATATACGCCTTCAGTAAAAACGTTTTTTCGTGTCACATCTCCCTTTTGGGAAAAAGATGGGTTGCCACTCTTTATGTGGACGGATACCGATATTAATATGGTTGTGCCTGTCTATAATAAAGATACACGTGAAACTCCTTTAAGCGGTCCAGATGTATGGGGAATTTATGCTTTTTCAAGTGGTCAAACCGTTGAACGTTTATATCAAGCTGAACAGAAGGATAGGATCTCTCTGGCTGATCACACCAAAAGCATTTTAGAAAAAATTCGTCCTTCAACTCAGGGGTGTTTAGAGTTTGTTGAAACAGTAGATTGGGGAAGAATGGAAACCGCTCAAGGCGCATTTCACTACTACCTTCCCTCAGCTAAAATCCCAAGCTATTATGAGGCTATCAATCAACCATCATTAGGCAGATATTTTGCAGGTGAGCACACAGAGTTAAAAAGCCGTGGTTTTGATGCCGCTGTCTATGCAGGCATACGCGTCGCCAAAGAAATCTGTCAAGATGTCATCCTTAAGCATAAACAATGA
- a CDS encoding MFS transporter, whose translation MSKSPLIPLIFTIVLDMVGIGILIPILPQLFANPASSHYLLDPTGENITTGYQLLGLLMATYSIGQFFAAPIFGQLSDKLGRKKVLPWSIAGTGVGYIIFAIGLHSHSIGLLFFARALSGMFSGNIVVAQAAIGDISRPDNRARNFGLVSAAFGVGLILGPIIGGILADPKMVSWFSAATPFWFAALLSFFNVLFIVKVLPETHAKKNPDITIVFSKALHRIFGAWHFVSLRTLFITNFLFMFGFIFYTSFAPVFLTHRFQYSEGDIGKYYAFIGLCILISQVFLTNFVSKFANEEKVLKFSIWGTAFFVLVFVNIYISKYLYLNAPFFSMTSGLTMANLTALISKRAGRERQGEAMGLNGSVMAFAGILPLLASGFLAASFSPETPIWLASLVIFLAGGIFIAIGKNQPSLNY comes from the coding sequence ATGAGTAAATCTCCCCTTATACCCCTCATTTTTACAATCGTATTAGATATGGTTGGTATTGGCATTCTTATTCCCATTCTACCGCAACTTTTTGCAAATCCGGCATCGTCTCATTATTTGCTAGATCCTACTGGAGAAAATATCACAACTGGGTATCAGCTACTTGGACTTTTAATGGCCACATATTCAATCGGCCAATTTTTTGCAGCGCCAATTTTCGGACAACTCTCAGATAAGCTAGGGCGTAAAAAAGTACTGCCTTGGTCAATTGCAGGCACAGGTGTGGGCTATATCATTTTTGCAATAGGCCTACACTCTCATAGCATCGGGTTATTATTTTTTGCGCGTGCCCTCTCAGGTATGTTCTCCGGAAATATTGTGGTAGCCCAAGCTGCCATTGGAGATATCTCTCGACCCGATAATCGAGCCAGAAATTTTGGACTTGTAAGCGCAGCATTTGGCGTTGGTCTAATTTTAGGACCAATCATTGGAGGCATCCTAGCAGACCCAAAAATGGTCTCTTGGTTTTCGGCTGCAACACCTTTTTGGTTTGCTGCCTTACTTTCATTTTTCAATGTTCTCTTTATTGTGAAAGTACTCCCTGAAACTCATGCCAAAAAAAATCCCGATATCACCATTGTTTTTTCTAAGGCCTTACATCGCATATTTGGCGCTTGGCATTTCGTAAGCCTTCGGACTTTATTCATCACTAACTTTCTTTTCATGTTTGGTTTTATATTTTACACTTCCTTTGCTCCTGTTTTTCTAACGCACCGCTTTCAATATTCTGAGGGAGACATCGGAAAATATTATGCGTTCATTGGGCTATGTATTTTAATCAGTCAGGTCTTCTTAACAAATTTTGTAAGCAAATTTGCTAATGAAGAAAAAGTCCTTAAGTTCAGTATTTGGGGCACAGCCTTTTTTGTTTTAGTCTTTGTGAACATCTATATATCCAAATATCTTTATCTTAATGCCCCTTTCTTCTCAATGACTTCAGGATTAACAATGGCTAACCTTACGGCTTTAATTTCCAAGCGGGCAGGCAGAGAGCGGCAAGGAGAGGCAATGGGATTAAATGGAAGTGTCATGGCCTTTGCCGGGATCCTTCCTTTGTTGGCTTCAGGATTCTTAGCTGCGTCATTTTCTCCAGAAACCCCTATCTGGCTGGCATCATTAGTCATATTTCTCGCTGGGGGAATATTTATAGCTATAGGTAAAAATCAGCCCTCATTAAATTACTAG
- the hemC gene encoding hydroxymethylbilane synthase, with translation MIEKVRLGTRGSKLALAQAEIVKSKFESLFPSISFEIQVVHTTGDLDLDSPLCEIGGKGVFIKELEVALKNRQVDIAVHSLKDITSAIPKELSLAAFLTPEAVTDVLIFNKALTHFDQLPKEAVIATGSLRRRALIKKLRPDIQFIDYRGNVLTRLQKLKEGKADALLLSEAGLIRLGLQDVISYRFSPYIFCPAPGQGVITLETRRDDPELVEICRAVNSPEQEIKSSTELACLEKVGFDCRIPLGIYSELSPDWKTITLIVFISSSTMDQFFEERIKFPVEERQEAAAKISTKLLAWKEQYD, from the coding sequence ATGATTGAAAAAGTTAGATTGGGGACGCGCGGATCCAAATTAGCGCTAGCTCAAGCAGAAATAGTGAAATCAAAATTTGAATCTTTATTTCCAAGTATCTCCTTTGAAATTCAGGTTGTCCATACTACCGGTGATCTTGATTTAGACAGTCCTCTTTGCGAAATTGGTGGGAAAGGAGTCTTTATCAAAGAATTAGAGGTAGCGTTGAAGAATCGACAAGTCGACATTGCTGTGCATAGCCTTAAAGATATTACCAGCGCCATTCCTAAGGAACTCAGCCTGGCAGCTTTTTTAACGCCTGAAGCTGTCACGGATGTTTTGATTTTCAACAAAGCCTTAACGCACTTCGATCAACTTCCCAAAGAAGCTGTCATTGCAACAGGGAGTTTACGCCGCCGCGCGCTAATAAAAAAATTGCGTCCTGACATTCAATTCATCGATTATCGCGGTAATGTTTTGACGCGTCTGCAAAAATTAAAAGAAGGCAAAGCAGATGCCCTCCTGCTTTCAGAAGCTGGCTTAATCCGACTTGGACTGCAAGATGTCATTTCTTACCGCTTTAGCCCTTACATTTTTTGTCCAGCACCAGGCCAAGGAGTGATCACTTTGGAAACTCGCAGGGATGACCCTGAACTTGTAGAAATTTGCCGTGCAGTCAATAGTCCAGAGCAAGAAATCAAATCAAGTACAGAGCTGGCATGCTTAGAAAAAGTAGGATTTGATTGTCGCATTCCGCTAGGGATATATTCTGAATTGAGTCCTGACTGGAAAACTATTACGCTCATAGTCTTTATATCTTCCTCTACGATGGATCAGTTCTTTGAAGAACGAATTAAGTTTCCTGTCGAGGAGCGTCAAGAAGCTGCGGCAAAAATAAGCACTAAATTGCTTGCCTGGAAGGAGCAATACGATTAA
- the hemB gene encoding porphobilinogen synthase, whose amino-acid sequence MLRYRQTPQLRKLLAETKLNKSDFIFPLFVHESSREKKLIKKMPGVYQHSLASLLPEVERVAKLGVESVILFGIPSEKDEQGSKAYASDGVVQKSIAMIKKNFPEIVLIADCCLCEYTSNGHCGIMCEGHLDNDKTLESLQKVAISYAEKGVDIVAPSGMMDGMVQAIRQALDQARYPMIPIMSYAAKFASQFYGPFREASSDDIFIGDRKHHQIQPSQKREALREALLDIDESADYLIVKPGLPYLDIIQTLRQETLLPIVAYQVSGEYSTLKYAADNGLIDEQEAFKETLICLKRAGADLIITYYADRIVSLI is encoded by the coding sequence ATGTTGAGGTACCGACAAACACCTCAATTGAGAAAATTATTGGCCGAGACGAAACTCAACAAATCGGATTTCATTTTCCCTTTATTCGTTCATGAGAGCAGCCGCGAGAAAAAGCTGATCAAAAAAATGCCCGGCGTCTACCAACACTCTCTTGCTTCTTTGCTTCCTGAAGTCGAGCGAGTTGCTAAATTAGGCGTTGAGTCCGTGATTTTATTTGGAATTCCCTCTGAAAAAGACGAACAAGGCTCCAAAGCCTATGCTTCTGATGGTGTTGTGCAAAAATCAATAGCTATGATTAAAAAGAATTTCCCGGAAATTGTCTTAATAGCTGATTGTTGCCTTTGTGAATACACCTCCAATGGGCATTGCGGCATTATGTGTGAAGGGCATCTCGACAATGACAAAACATTAGAGAGTTTGCAAAAAGTGGCCATCTCTTATGCCGAAAAAGGAGTAGACATTGTTGCGCCTTCAGGAATGATGGATGGCATGGTTCAGGCTATTCGGCAGGCACTTGATCAAGCTAGATATCCTATGATTCCCATCATGTCTTATGCAGCTAAATTTGCTTCACAGTTTTATGGTCCTTTCAGAGAAGCTAGTTCAGATGACATTTTTATAGGCGATCGTAAACACCATCAAATTCAACCTTCGCAAAAAAGGGAAGCCTTAAGAGAAGCTTTGTTAGACATTGATGAGTCCGCGGATTATTTGATCGTCAAGCCAGGCTTGCCATATTTGGACATCATCCAAACATTACGTCAAGAGACATTACTTCCGATTGTGGCTTATCAAGTTTCCGGAGAGTATTCCACTTTAAAATATGCTGCAGATAATGGCTTAATTGATGAACAGGAAGCATTTAAAGAAACTTTAATTTGTCTAAAGAGAGCAGGCGCTGATTTAATTATTACATATTACGCTGATAGGATCGTATCTTTAATCTGA
- the hemL gene encoding glutamate-1-semialdehyde 2,1-aminomutase has protein sequence MNNKKSKELFKSAQKILVGGVNSPVRSFGAVGGDPLFISRAEGCYLYTEDGDAFIDYVLSWGPMLFGHANPIVLKAIQKAMEHGTSFGAPCKQEIELAELIRHFFPSCEKVRMVNSGTEATMSVIRLARGFTKRKRIIKFKGCYHGHVDSLLVQAGSGGLTHGYPDSAGVLPEAVQHTILCDYNQIESVAEAFKSYPEDIAALIVEPVPGNMGVVLPQNNFLNDIQKLCQKHGTLLIFDEVMSGFRVSPGGAQAVFKIKPDLTCLGKVIGAGLPCAAFGGRAEIMDFLSPLGPVYQAGTLSGNPLAMAAGSAMLQHLKDHPELFTAAENMQKRLVQGFKQVMQKRGAQFQINSIGTMFTLFFTSNPVNSLKDVQTANKAQFARFFQGMLEKGIYLAPSQFESNFLSSAHHEKEIDQTVEAFESILESIQQVGQK, from the coding sequence ATGAACAACAAGAAATCGAAAGAACTATTTAAATCAGCACAAAAAATATTGGTCGGCGGTGTTAACAGTCCCGTACGTTCATTTGGAGCTGTAGGAGGAGATCCCCTTTTTATCAGCAGAGCTGAAGGCTGCTATCTTTATACAGAGGATGGAGATGCTTTCATCGATTATGTGCTTTCATGGGGCCCCATGTTATTTGGACATGCCAATCCCATTGTCTTGAAAGCCATCCAAAAAGCCATGGAACATGGCACAAGCTTCGGAGCTCCTTGTAAGCAAGAAATTGAGCTTGCCGAATTGATCCGTCATTTTTTCCCCAGTTGTGAAAAGGTCCGCATGGTCAATTCTGGAACAGAGGCTACCATGAGCGTCATTCGACTTGCCAGGGGATTTACAAAGCGGAAAAGAATCATTAAATTTAAAGGCTGCTATCATGGACATGTGGATTCTTTGCTTGTACAGGCTGGATCAGGAGGGCTCACACATGGATATCCCGATAGCGCAGGCGTTTTACCCGAAGCTGTGCAGCATACAATTTTGTGCGACTATAACCAGATCGAAAGTGTAGCTGAGGCTTTCAAATCTTATCCTGAAGATATTGCTGCGCTTATTGTGGAGCCGGTCCCAGGAAATATGGGAGTCGTCTTACCCCAGAATAACTTTTTAAATGACATTCAAAAGCTTTGTCAAAAGCATGGGACGCTATTGATTTTTGACGAAGTCATGTCAGGATTTCGCGTCAGCCCAGGAGGCGCTCAGGCTGTCTTCAAAATAAAACCAGACTTGACCTGCCTAGGAAAAGTTATTGGTGCCGGCCTTCCTTGTGCGGCTTTTGGAGGGCGTGCTGAAATTATGGATTTTCTTTCCCCGTTAGGACCAGTCTATCAAGCAGGAACTCTCAGCGGAAACCCTTTAGCCATGGCTGCAGGCTCGGCTATGCTGCAGCATTTAAAAGATCACCCGGAGCTGTTTACTGCAGCAGAAAATATGCAAAAGAGATTGGTGCAAGGCTTTAAGCAGGTCATGCAAAAACGAGGAGCTCAATTTCAGATTAATAGCATAGGCACGATGTTCACCTTGTTTTTTACATCTAATCCTGTTAACAGCCTAAAAGATGTACAAACCGCTAATAAGGCGCAATTTGCTAGATTTTTTCAGGGGATGCTAGAAAAAGGCATCTACCTTGCCCCTTCTCAGTTTGAATCCAATTTCCTTTCCTCGGCGCATCATGAGAAAGAAATTGATCAAACTGTGGAAGCCTTTGAATCAATATTAGAATCAATACAACAAGTAGGTCAAAAATGA
- the hemE gene encoding uroporphyrinogen decarboxylase, producing the protein MATTKATKITQEYSYIQAAKCQPVQHFPIWLMRQAGRYMKAYQKMREKYSMKQLITTPELACEVTLQPIEAFHMDAAIIFSDILTVPDALGIGIEFIDQKGPVAKHPIRSQKDVDRLRPEEISVTTSYVMEAIKLAKEALKPHKTPLIGFAGAPFTVASYIVGKGEGHDLNEFMGLISNQPALIKSLLDKLTEATIIYLNEQIKAGVDAIQIFESWCNVLSWNSFKELSLPYLKQVISRLDNPNNIPVTVFGTTFSVFYPLIEGIGADVISIDSRIDISNVRKVVKPTIALQGNLDPYFLLCSKSVLEKEVMSILKSMQGTKGYIFNLGHGVTPNVPEDNVKFLVDLVKNFPAG; encoded by the coding sequence ATGGCGACAACAAAAGCGACAAAAATAACGCAGGAATATTCATATATCCAAGCTGCAAAATGTCAGCCAGTCCAACATTTTCCCATTTGGTTGATGAGGCAGGCTGGGCGGTATATGAAAGCTTATCAAAAGATGAGAGAAAAATACTCCATGAAGCAACTGATCACTACTCCAGAACTAGCCTGTGAGGTGACATTGCAGCCCATCGAAGCTTTCCATATGGATGCTGCGATCATATTTTCTGACATTTTGACTGTACCTGATGCTTTAGGGATTGGAATCGAATTTATCGACCAAAAGGGACCTGTTGCAAAGCATCCAATCAGATCCCAAAAAGATGTCGATCGGTTGAGGCCAGAGGAAATATCCGTCACTACAAGCTATGTGATGGAAGCCATTAAGCTTGCCAAAGAGGCCTTAAAGCCTCATAAAACCCCATTAATCGGTTTTGCCGGCGCTCCATTTACAGTCGCATCCTACATTGTAGGCAAAGGAGAAGGCCATGACCTAAACGAATTTATGGGCCTTATTTCAAATCAGCCTGCTTTGATTAAATCGCTGTTAGATAAGCTGACAGAAGCTACTATTATCTACCTAAATGAACAGATCAAAGCTGGGGTAGATGCTATTCAAATATTTGAATCTTGGTGCAATGTTTTGTCGTGGAATTCCTTCAAAGAGCTCTCTTTGCCTTATCTCAAGCAAGTGATTAGTCGTTTAGATAATCCTAATAACATCCCTGTGACTGTGTTTGGCACAACTTTTTCTGTTTTTTATCCTTTAATTGAAGGCATCGGGGCTGATGTAATTAGCATCGATTCTAGGATAGACATCTCTAATGTCAGGAAAGTTGTGAAGCCAACGATCGCTTTGCAAGGCAATTTGGATCCTTATTTCCTCTTATGCAGCAAATCTGTATTGGAAAAAGAGGTGATGAGCATTTTGAAATCGATGCAAGGAACTAAAGGATATATTTTTAATTTAGGTCATGGTGTTACGCCCAACGTACCAGAAGATAATGTCAAATTTTTAGTGGATCTTGTCAAAAATTTCCCTGCGGGTTAG
- the hemF gene encoding oxygen-dependent coproporphyrinogen oxidase, protein MRDRMVECVTLGQKNICQALSEIDKKQFEPHPWTSTELNGQGSANIFSNGAVLEKGGVSVSTVRGKVFGDMVKMLSIEQQIDPAKFSYFATGISIVLHPNSPMVPTIHANYRYFEIEDEKGKVVTWFFGGGTDLTPYYLFDEDGVHFHQTLKDACDPCEKGLYEKLKQEADSYFYLPHRKEHRGIGGIFSLRMDGRPAEQIYQWVENCIRAFTEGYIPIVNRRKKDAYTEAQKRWQLIRRGRYVEFNLLYDVGTHFGLKSGGNAENILMSLPPYVAWEFKHQFQPGSPEGKLMEVIKNPKKWI, encoded by the coding sequence ATGCGAGATAGGATGGTAGAATGCGTTACCCTAGGACAAAAAAACATTTGTCAAGCTTTAAGTGAAATCGACAAAAAGCAATTTGAACCGCATCCTTGGACTTCTACAGAGCTTAATGGGCAGGGTTCTGCCAATATTTTTTCTAATGGAGCCGTTCTAGAAAAAGGCGGTGTGAGCGTTTCTACGGTGCGAGGAAAAGTCTTTGGAGATATGGTAAAAATGCTTTCCATCGAGCAGCAAATTGATCCTGCGAAATTTAGCTACTTTGCTACAGGCATCAGCATTGTCTTGCATCCTAACTCCCCCATGGTACCAACCATCCATGCTAATTACCGTTATTTTGAGATTGAAGATGAGAAAGGTAAAGTCGTAACTTGGTTTTTTGGCGGCGGGACAGATTTGACTCCTTACTATTTGTTTGATGAAGATGGAGTGCATTTTCACCAGACGCTAAAGGATGCCTGTGACCCTTGTGAAAAGGGATTGTATGAAAAGTTAAAGCAAGAAGCCGACAGCTACTTTTATTTGCCCCATCGCAAAGAACACCGAGGAATCGGCGGCATTTTTTCCTTACGCATGGATGGAAGGCCTGCAGAACAGATTTATCAATGGGTTGAAAATTGCATTCGCGCCTTTACTGAAGGGTATATTCCTATTGTGAATAGACGCAAAAAAGATGCCTATACCGAAGCTCAAAAAAGATGGCAATTAATAAGGAGAGGGCGCTATGTCGAATTCAATTTATTATACGATGTAGGCACGCACTTTGGGCTCAAATCTGGAGGCAATGCAGAAAATATTTTGATGTCACTCCCACCTTATGTGGCATGGGAATTCAAACATCAATTTCAGCCTGGATCTCCAGAAGGAAAATTAATGGAAGTCATTAAAAACCCTAAAAAATGGATTTGA